A portion of the Tiliqua scincoides isolate rTilSci1 chromosome 3, rTilSci1.hap2, whole genome shotgun sequence genome contains these proteins:
- the VDAC2 gene encoding voltage-dependent anion-selective channel protein 2 isoform X1 — protein MTFNPACHRPPRPPMAIPPPYGDLGKAARDIFNKGFGFGLVKLDVKTKSASGVEFATAGSSNTDTGKVHGSLETKYKWAEYGVTFTEKWNTDNTLGTEMAIEDQLAKGLKLTFDTTFSPNTGKKSGKIKSSYKRECLNLGCDVDFDFAGPAIHGAAVLGYEGWLFGYQMTFDSAKSKLTKNNFSLGYKTGDFQLHTNVNDGSEFGGSAYQKITENLESAVSLNWVSGTNNTYFGIGGKYQLDPTASVSAKVNNSCLVGLGYTQTLRPGVKLTLSTLIDGKNINAGGHKLGLGLELEA, from the exons ATGACTTTTAATCCAGCATGTCATCGCCCACCAAGAC CTCCAATGGCTATCCCGCCACCGTATGGGGATCTCGGCAAAGCTGCTAGAGATATCTTCAACAAAGGATTTG GTTTTGGTCTAGTGAAATTGGATGTAAAAACGAAATCTGCAAGTGGAGTT GAGTTTGCAACAGCTGGTTCATCTAACACAGACACAGGAAAAGTGCATGGAAGCTTGGAGACCAAATACAAGTGGGCTGAGTATGGTGTGACTTTTACAGAAAAATGGAACACAGATAACACTCTGGGAACAGAAATGGCAATTGAAGACCAG CTTGCCAAAGGTTTGAAATTGACATTTGACACAACCTTCTCACCAAACACCGG aaagaaaagtggCAAAATAAAGTCGTCTTATAAGCGTGAATGCCTGAACCTTGGGTGTGATGTTGACTTTGATTTTGCTGGACCTGCTATCCATGGTGCAGCTGTTCTTGGCTATGAGGGTTGGCTTTTTGGTTACCAAATGACCTTTGATAGTGCCAAATCCAAGTTGACAAAGAATAATTTCTCCTTGGGTTACAAGACTGGGGACTTCCAGCTGCACACCAACGT CAATGATGGGTCAGAATTTGGCGGCTCAGCTTACCAAAAAATCACTGAGAACCTTGAGTCTGCTGTCAGTCTTAACTGGGTATCGGGCACCAATAACACTTATTTTGGAATTGGAGGGAAGTACCAATTGGATCCCACTGCTTCAGTGTCT GCAAAAGTGAACAACTCTTGTCTAGTTGGACTTGGTTACACCCAGACCCTGAGGCCAG GTGTGAAACTTACTCTGTCTACCCTAATCGATGGAAAGAACATCAATGCTGGTGGCCATAAACTTGGTCTTGGCCTGGAATTGGAGGCTTAA
- the VDAC2 gene encoding voltage-dependent anion-selective channel protein 2 isoform X2, whose protein sequence is MAIPPPYGDLGKAARDIFNKGFGFGLVKLDVKTKSASGVEFATAGSSNTDTGKVHGSLETKYKWAEYGVTFTEKWNTDNTLGTEMAIEDQLAKGLKLTFDTTFSPNTGKKSGKIKSSYKRECLNLGCDVDFDFAGPAIHGAAVLGYEGWLFGYQMTFDSAKSKLTKNNFSLGYKTGDFQLHTNVNDGSEFGGSAYQKITENLESAVSLNWVSGTNNTYFGIGGKYQLDPTASVSAKVNNSCLVGLGYTQTLRPGVKLTLSTLIDGKNINAGGHKLGLGLELEA, encoded by the exons ATGGCTATCCCGCCACCGTATGGGGATCTCGGCAAAGCTGCTAGAGATATCTTCAACAAAGGATTTG GTTTTGGTCTAGTGAAATTGGATGTAAAAACGAAATCTGCAAGTGGAGTT GAGTTTGCAACAGCTGGTTCATCTAACACAGACACAGGAAAAGTGCATGGAAGCTTGGAGACCAAATACAAGTGGGCTGAGTATGGTGTGACTTTTACAGAAAAATGGAACACAGATAACACTCTGGGAACAGAAATGGCAATTGAAGACCAG CTTGCCAAAGGTTTGAAATTGACATTTGACACAACCTTCTCACCAAACACCGG aaagaaaagtggCAAAATAAAGTCGTCTTATAAGCGTGAATGCCTGAACCTTGGGTGTGATGTTGACTTTGATTTTGCTGGACCTGCTATCCATGGTGCAGCTGTTCTTGGCTATGAGGGTTGGCTTTTTGGTTACCAAATGACCTTTGATAGTGCCAAATCCAAGTTGACAAAGAATAATTTCTCCTTGGGTTACAAGACTGGGGACTTCCAGCTGCACACCAACGT CAATGATGGGTCAGAATTTGGCGGCTCAGCTTACCAAAAAATCACTGAGAACCTTGAGTCTGCTGTCAGTCTTAACTGGGTATCGGGCACCAATAACACTTATTTTGGAATTGGAGGGAAGTACCAATTGGATCCCACTGCTTCAGTGTCT GCAAAAGTGAACAACTCTTGTCTAGTTGGACTTGGTTACACCCAGACCCTGAGGCCAG GTGTGAAACTTACTCTGTCTACCCTAATCGATGGAAAGAACATCAATGCTGGTGGCCATAAACTTGGTCTTGGCCTGGAATTGGAGGCTTAA